Proteins encoded in a region of the Vitis riparia cultivar Riparia Gloire de Montpellier isolate 1030 chromosome 7, EGFV_Vit.rip_1.0, whole genome shotgun sequence genome:
- the LOC117918778 gene encoding uncharacterized protein At5g65660, whose translation MESPDFSPPHSDPSRPSLGFPLGTALLLIIIFSLSGIFSCCYHWDKLRSLRRSFSDDRDPEADVQESPSKTKPEYTGLKQNLSQSMPVLMPGDQIPKFIALPCPCEPPRAEKIVVQVQKPPSKPPRFPVPLY comes from the exons ATGGAGAGCCCAGATTTTTCGCCACCCCACTCCGACCCCTCCAGGCCGTCCTTAGGCTTCCCTCTCGGCACCGCTCTTCTTCTGATCATCATATTCAGCTTGAGCGGAATCTTCTCCTGCTGCTACCATTGGGACAAACTCCGATCCCTCCGCCGATCCTTCTCAGATGACAGGGACCCTGAAGCAGATGTCCAAGAATCTCCCTCAAAAACCAAACCCGAATATACg GGTTTAAAGCAGAACCTGAGCCAAAGCATGCCAGTACTAATGCCTGGAGATCAGATTCCAAAGTTCATAGCATTGCCATGTCCCTGCGAGCCTCCAAGAGCCGAGAAGATCGTTGTACAGGTGCAGAAGCCACCCTCTAAGCCACCTCGTTTTCCAGTTCCTTTGTATTAG